A DNA window from bacterium contains the following coding sequences:
- the ssb gene encoding single-stranded DNA-binding protein, with product MLNRIELIGRLTRDPELRYVANGHAMAQFTIAVNRDFKNAAGEREADFVRCVAWRKLAEQVGQYCVKGRLVAVEGRLQTRNYELPDGSRRTLTEVIGDRVWFLDGRRTESEGDGQAAAPEGQDAQPELIGDPEDAALETVADS from the coding sequence ATGCTGAATCGCATCGAGCTGATCGGCCGTCTGACCAGGGATCCGGAACTCCGGTACGTGGCCAACGGGCACGCGATGGCGCAGTTCACGATCGCCGTCAACCGAGACTTCAAGAACGCCGCGGGTGAGCGTGAGGCCGACTTCGTCCGCTGTGTCGCCTGGCGCAAACTCGCGGAGCAGGTCGGCCAGTACTGCGTCAAGGGCCGGCTCGTCGCCGTGGAAGGGCGGCTGCAGACGCGCAACTACGAGTTGCCCGACGGGTCGCGGCGCACGCTCACAGAAGTCATCGGCGATCGGGTGTGGTTCCTCGACGGACGCCGCACCGAAAGCGAGGGCGACGGGCAGGCGGCCGCCCCGGAGGGGCAGGACGCGCAGCCGGAACTCATCGGCGATCCGGAGGACGCCGCGCTCGAGACCGTCGCCGACTCGTAA
- a CDS encoding HAD family hydrolase — protein sequence MARANWLTFDCYGTLIDWEDGVAKALGPFLDASPDRHAFARRYIEIEAEVEHETYRPYREVLTEASGRLMRELGRPLPAGRERVLPESLPRWRPFREVPEVLRRLHRRGYRLGILSNVDRDLIETSVRLLGVTPEVIVTAEDCRSYKPALGHWREFRAQTGSGPERTIHIAASLFHDMVPAAALGYRTVFINRHDDSVTGASPARVLPDLRALPETVDQLELP from the coding sequence ATGGCGCGCGCAAACTGGCTGACGTTCGATTGCTACGGCACGCTCATCGACTGGGAGGACGGGGTGGCGAAGGCGCTCGGGCCGTTTCTCGACGCATCGCCCGACCGGCACGCTTTCGCGCGGCGCTACATTGAGATCGAAGCCGAAGTAGAGCACGAGACCTACCGCCCGTACCGGGAGGTGCTGACCGAGGCCAGCGGCCGCCTGATGCGCGAACTCGGTCGCCCGCTGCCGGCGGGCCGGGAGCGGGTGCTTCCCGAGTCACTGCCTCGGTGGCGACCCTTTCGGGAGGTGCCGGAGGTGCTGCGGCGGCTGCACCGCCGCGGCTACCGCCTTGGGATCCTCTCCAACGTGGACCGCGATCTCATAGAAACGTCCGTTCGGTTGCTCGGCGTCACGCCGGAGGTCATCGTCACGGCCGAGGACTGCCGCAGCTACAAGCCGGCACTGGGACACTGGAGGGAGTTTCGGGCGCAGACCGGGTCGGGGCCGGAACGCACTATCCACATCGCGGCCAGCCTGTTTCACGACATGGTCCCGGCCGCGGCGCTGGGCTACCGGACCGTCTTCATCAACCGCCACGACGACTCCGTCACCGGCGCGTCGCCGGCCCGCGTGCTGCCCGACCTCCGCGCGCTGCCCGAGACGGTCGACCAACTGGAGTTGCCTTGA
- a CDS encoding FAD-binding oxidoreductase → MNSTADVVVIGGGIVGLSAAYFLADAGVRNVVVLEQGTVGSGATGRAAGVMLVQSGTEADLRFQLEAIAVHRRFRDEMGTDLRATGSLLLWRSAGHAQAARDRIGFHAACGIAVDALGPDELRREFPYLAAEGVAVATRSTDDQWATPLATVQRLADSARRRGVVITEGCRVVDIETDGNRVQRVVTQEGGVAAGRVINAAGAWARDLGELNGVRLPVSPRKRQVFVVQPPAEVPPDSPFIMEEEDDFYCKTRAEGLIMVCGQPPGETLDAVVEWGYLDDALSRTERRIPAVRSMPIVGAWAGIRPVSPDGRPSLGAVPQLEGYYVAGGFGGQGFTQGPLGGRLVAELIVTGQPSLDLTPFRPDRGARPSHPR, encoded by the coding sequence ATGAACAGCACCGCGGACGTGGTCGTCATCGGCGGCGGGATCGTCGGGCTTTCCGCCGCGTATTTTCTTGCGGACGCCGGCGTGCGCAACGTCGTCGTCCTCGAGCAGGGAACGGTCGGCTCGGGCGCGACCGGCCGTGCGGCCGGCGTCATGCTGGTGCAGAGTGGGACGGAGGCGGATCTGCGCTTCCAGCTCGAGGCGATTGCCGTTCACCGACGCTTCCGCGACGAGATGGGGACCGACCTGCGCGCGACCGGTTCGCTGCTGCTGTGGCGGTCGGCCGGCCACGCCCAGGCGGCACGCGATCGAATCGGGTTTCACGCGGCGTGCGGCATCGCCGTGGACGCGCTCGGCCCGGACGAGCTGCGCCGGGAGTTTCCGTACCTGGCCGCCGAGGGCGTCGCCGTCGCAACACGCTCGACGGACGATCAGTGGGCCACCCCGCTCGCCACCGTTCAGCGCTTGGCGGACTCCGCGCGGCGGCGCGGCGTGGTGATCACGGAAGGGTGCCGCGTCGTGGACATCGAGACCGACGGCAACCGCGTGCAGCGCGTCGTCACCCAGGAGGGAGGCGTGGCCGCCGGTCGGGTGATCAACGCCGCCGGGGCGTGGGCCCGCGACCTGGGCGAGTTGAACGGGGTGCGTCTGCCGGTGTCGCCTCGGAAACGGCAGGTCTTCGTCGTGCAGCCGCCGGCCGAAGTACCCCCGGACTCGCCCTTTATTATGGAAGAAGAGGATGACTTCTACTGCAAGACGCGGGCCGAGGGCCTCATCATGGTGTGCGGCCAGCCGCCCGGCGAGACGCTCGACGCCGTCGTCGAGTGGGGCTATCTCGACGACGCTCTGTCCAGGACGGAACGGCGCATTCCCGCCGTGCGCTCGATGCCGATCGTCGGAGCGTGGGCGGGCATCCGGCCGGTCTCGCCCGACGGGCGGCCGTCGCTCGGGGCGGTCCCCCAACTCGAGGGATACTACGTCGCGGGCGGCTTCGGCGGCCAGGGGTTCACGCAGGGACCACTGGGCGGCCGGCTCGTCGCCGAATTGATCGTCACCGGACAGCCGAGCCTTGACCT
- a CDS encoding riboflavin synthase: MFTGIVEGMGRVREMRRDGRGARLVIDAGGMLDGDALRIGDSVAVNGVCLTVVARDGGTFTADLSEETLARTTLRRLASGTTVNLERPVPAAGRLGGHIVQGHVDGVGRVAALHREAEGRRLEITVPSALARYVVDKGSVAVDGVSLTVAGVRMGGRPAAGRFGVALIPHTCEITTLGELEPGHEVNLEMDILAKYVEQLTAGLRRGAEPRAAVIKRRRRAPKGLADGRRRQRKAVGK, translated from the coding sequence GTGTTCACCGGGATCGTTGAGGGAATGGGCCGGGTGCGCGAGATGCGCCGCGACGGGCGGGGCGCACGTCTCGTCATCGACGCGGGCGGCATGCTCGACGGTGACGCCCTTCGCATCGGAGACAGCGTCGCCGTGAACGGCGTGTGTCTTACGGTCGTAGCCCGCGACGGCGGCACGTTCACGGCCGACCTGTCCGAGGAAACCCTCGCGCGCACGACGCTCCGCCGGCTGGCTTCCGGCACGACGGTTAATCTCGAACGGCCGGTGCCGGCGGCGGGCCGGCTCGGGGGCCACATCGTGCAGGGGCACGTGGACGGCGTCGGGCGCGTCGCCGCGCTCCACCGGGAGGCGGAAGGGCGGCGGCTCGAGATCACGGTGCCGTCCGCGCTGGCTCGTTATGTCGTCGACAAAGGCTCGGTCGCGGTCGACGGTGTGAGCCTCACAGTCGCCGGCGTCAGGATGGGGGGGCGTCCGGCCGCGGGGCGGTTCGGGGTAGCGCTGATCCCGCACACCTGCGAGATCACGACGCTCGGCGAGCTCGAGCCCGGACACGAAGTCAACCTTGAAATGGACATTTTGGCAAAGTACGTCGAGCAGTTGACGGCGGGGCTCCGTCGCGGCGCCGAGCCGCGGGCGGCGGTCATTAAGCGCCGGCGGCGCGCCCCAAAGGGACTCGCCGACGGGAGGCGCCGGCAGCGAAAGGCGGTGGGGAAGTAA
- a CDS encoding Fe-Mn family superoxide dismutase: MAKYEARKFRSFEVELTGISKKTMEEHYKLYQGYVGKANEILDRLASGQVDLSKANPTYSELRELKVELTRAIGGVKNHELYFDHLGGKGGKPSGKLLQMIEKAFGSFENWQADLKATGLAARGWAWLAYDWDSGMCLNYIGDEQNTYPIWNGTPLVALDCFEHAYFIDYGTGKASYVDAFFKNLDWDVITKRADHFGILNR; this comes from the coding sequence ATGGCCAAGTATGAGGCCAGGAAGTTTCGGTCGTTCGAGGTAGAGCTGACCGGCATCAGCAAGAAGACGATGGAAGAACACTACAAGCTCTACCAGGGTTATGTCGGCAAGGCCAACGAGATCCTGGACCGCCTGGCAAGCGGCCAGGTCGACCTTTCGAAGGCGAATCCCACCTACTCCGAGCTCCGCGAACTTAAAGTCGAATTGACGCGCGCCATCGGCGGCGTCAAGAATCACGAACTGTACTTCGACCATCTCGGCGGCAAGGGCGGCAAGCCGTCGGGCAAGCTGTTGCAGATGATCGAAAAGGCGTTCGGGTCGTTCGAGAACTGGCAGGCCGATCTCAAGGCCACGGGCCTCGCGGCGCGCGGCTGGGCGTGGCTCGCCTACGACTGGGATTCCGGCATGTGTCTCAACTACATCGGCGACGAGCAGAACACGTACCCGATCTGGAACGGCACGCCGCTCGTTGCGCTCGACTGCTTCGAACACGCGTACTTCATCGACTACGGCACCGGCAAAGCCTCGTACGTCGACGCGTTCTTCAAGAACCTCGACTGGGACGTCATCACGAAGCGCGCCGACCACTTCGGCATCCTCAACCGATAA
- a CDS encoding type IV secretory system conjugative DNA transfer family protein: MTRLWKPAGLLATGLALAKLSSLCAGNPAAGISSAGAAWICLIAAIVAACRARRRAVPLPASAAWAGWTEAADLARGGALLLGLWPSPRVPLPLYLDEEQASAHTLVLGPSRTGKTAGVIAPNVLLRDPSRESIVVLDIKTGPRSLWNVTAGRYGARAHLFCPLFDGSIRYNPLHRAVTIGEAQRIAALLIRNTTPRDLSGDAQVYASAAADLAALLFLHVQSARATGGHTVGSVYRLLLGGTGAVRAALAGSPVSEVRQLAGAFAARERRVREAAVTGLLQRLSPWADPIVDDATAGHWDLGRLGREPAALYIVLPETDASRLQPLVAWLVADLLDTLIEQADRGERRRPVRLFLDEFRRFGYLAGLSDRLPTLRERGVSVVLGAQVLSQIEEVYGVRDARTLVANTETKLIFRAGDLETARSVSAWLGDTTVPAVSRTVGPGGTRATVHPYVRPLAMPDDIARMPDGIVLALTGRRRPFVLRQARYFDPTVRALLPPAADPPFALRSRASREAVTAAGAAPAVRLPDPAPRRSAPRPHGGVRVSPRAT; encoded by the coding sequence ATGACTCGCCTGTGGAAACCCGCCGGTCTTCTGGCCACCGGTCTCGCGCTCGCAAAGTTGTCGTCGCTGTGCGCGGGTAACCCGGCCGCGGGGATATCGTCGGCCGGGGCCGCCTGGATTTGCTTGATCGCCGCGATCGTCGCCGCCTGTCGCGCCCGTCGTCGCGCCGTCCCGCTTCCGGCAAGCGCCGCGTGGGCGGGCTGGACCGAGGCCGCCGATCTCGCCCGAGGGGGTGCGCTGCTGCTCGGCCTGTGGCCGTCGCCGCGCGTGCCGCTTCCGCTCTACCTCGACGAAGAGCAGGCGTCCGCGCATACCCTGGTCCTCGGACCGTCCCGGACCGGCAAGACCGCGGGCGTCATCGCGCCCAACGTGCTGCTGCGCGATCCGTCGCGCGAGAGCATCGTCGTTCTCGATATCAAGACCGGCCCGCGCTCGCTGTGGAACGTCACGGCGGGCCGCTATGGTGCGCGCGCGCATCTGTTCTGCCCGCTGTTCGACGGGTCGATTCGATACAATCCGCTCCACCGCGCCGTGACGATCGGCGAAGCGCAGCGCATCGCCGCGCTGCTGATCCGCAATACGACACCCCGGGATCTCTCCGGCGACGCGCAGGTGTACGCGTCGGCGGCCGCGGACCTGGCGGCGCTCCTCTTTCTGCACGTGCAGAGCGCGCGCGCCACGGGGGGCCATACGGTCGGGTCGGTATACCGTCTCCTTCTGGGCGGCACCGGCGCCGTCCGGGCGGCGTTGGCCGGCAGTCCTGTGAGCGAGGTGCGGCAGCTGGCCGGCGCGTTCGCGGCGCGCGAACGGCGCGTGCGCGAGGCGGCGGTAACCGGTCTGCTGCAACGGCTGTCGCCGTGGGCCGACCCGATCGTCGACGATGCCACGGCCGGCCACTGGGATCTTGGCCGGCTCGGCCGGGAACCGGCGGCGCTCTACATCGTGCTGCCGGAGACCGACGCGTCGCGGCTCCAGCCGCTCGTCGCGTGGCTGGTGGCGGATCTGCTCGACACGTTGATCGAGCAGGCGGACCGCGGCGAGCGCCGGCGTCCGGTCCGCCTGTTTCTCGACGAGTTCCGGCGCTTTGGATACCTCGCGGGTTTGAGCGACCGGCTGCCCACGCTGCGCGAGCGGGGCGTCAGCGTGGTGCTCGGCGCGCAGGTGCTCAGTCAGATCGAGGAGGTCTACGGGGTTCGCGATGCGCGCACCCTGGTGGCCAACACAGAAACGAAGCTGATCTTCCGCGCGGGCGATCTCGAGACCGCGCGCAGCGTCAGCGCCTGGCTCGGCGACACCACCGTGCCCGCGGTCTCGCGGACGGTCGGCCCGGGGGGCACGCGGGCCACCGTGCACCCATATGTGCGGCCGCTCGCCATGCCCGATGACATCGCCCGGATGCCGGACGGGATCGTGCTGGCGCTGACGGGTCGGCGCCGACCGTTCGTCCTCCGGCAGGCACGCTACTTCGACCCGACGGTGCGGGCGCTGCTCCCGCCCGCCGCGGATCCGCCGTTTGCGCTGCGGTCCCGGGCGAGCCGCGAGGCGGTGACCGCGGCCGGCGCTGCGCCGGCGGTCAGGTTGCCTGACCCCGCGCCGCGGCGGTCCGCTCCCCGGCCGCACGGCGGGGTGCGTGTCTCGCCTCGTGCGACGTAG
- a CDS encoding replication-relaxation family protein: MRLWERAAPAFACLTPCDRALLHVLRDLHYLTCPQVHRACYPGLSLSSVRARLGELRRRRFLRWFRRDAFTDRRAFWGLAPLGRAAAGALNAADAAPVRRDDPSTPRAGAIAALHLDHLIETNDLFCALCEHARTRRLPPTLWLAGCRSVIDLDQTRLVPDAVVLAAAPDRGWWTYYLERDRGTMPPAAMRDKFERYTLLLKVACAQTDDPAWAARAGAWLLLACDDDRRAERLAALAVDSGIHRIWAGSAEACAAGLVASLDGAGAPTEWPPPPVWAAGALAIPLVDQLGEEDRR; this comes from the coding sequence ATGCGCTTATGGGAGCGCGCGGCGCCGGCGTTCGCCTGCCTCACGCCGTGCGACCGCGCGTTGCTTCACGTGCTTCGCGATCTCCATTATTTGACGTGCCCGCAGGTCCACCGCGCCTGTTATCCCGGTCTGTCCCTGTCGAGTGTCCGGGCGCGTCTCGGTGAACTGCGGCGCCGCAGGTTTCTCAGATGGTTCCGCCGAGACGCCTTCACCGACCGGCGCGCGTTCTGGGGGTTGGCGCCACTCGGTCGCGCCGCGGCGGGTGCATTGAACGCCGCGGACGCCGCCCCGGTCCGCCGCGACGATCCGTCGACGCCGCGGGCCGGCGCGATCGCGGCACTGCACCTCGATCACCTCATCGAGACCAACGACCTCTTCTGCGCCCTGTGCGAGCACGCGCGGACCCGGCGTCTGCCGCCGACCCTCTGGCTCGCCGGGTGCCGCTCCGTGATCGACCTCGATCAAACCCGGCTCGTGCCGGACGCCGTCGTGCTGGCCGCGGCGCCGGACCGCGGGTGGTGGACCTACTACCTCGAGCGCGATCGCGGCACTATGCCGCCGGCGGCGATGCGCGACAAGTTCGAGCGGTACACGCTGCTTCTCAAAGTCGCATGCGCGCAAACGGACGATCCGGCGTGGGCGGCCCGTGCGGGTGCTTGGCTATTGCTGGCCTGTGACGACGACCGGAGGGCTGAGCGCCTCGCCGCGCTTGCGGTGGACTCCGGTATCCACCGTATCTGGGCGGGCAGCGCGGAAGCCTGCGCGGCCGGTCTCGTCGCGTCGCTTGACGGAGCGGGCGCGCCGACAGAATGGCCGCCGCCGCCCGTGTGGGCGGCCGGCGCGCTCGCGATACCCCTTGTCGATCAGTTGGGAGAGGAGGATCGGAGATGA
- a CDS encoding amidohydrolase, which yields MDYGETLFENGIIHTGDPDRPRATALVVRGEWIAATGDRAELRDEFPRARRFDLGGAAIFPAFTDSHIHLAAVGLAMRSVDLGGTRSLQDAVATVAAAARTAPADAWLRGRGWDKNLWPEGRFPGRMDLDPVTGGRPAVFRSKDGHAAWVNSVALARAGIGAATPDPEGGVIVRDVGTGEPTGLLTERALHAVTALAETASPEQLEQAIRDATGAAHRAGIGAVHVVEGGDVLGAFQRLRARGELRVRVCMAIPEESLDAAVAVGLRTGLGDAWLRIGGVKIFSDGALGPQTASMLEPYDGQPDNRGVVVRTREQLRDLAARASAHGIAVTVHAIGDRANRWVLDAIEAAQDDSRRHGLRHRIEHVQVLHPDDLPRFARLGVTASMQPIHCTQDRDIVDRYWGGRGRYAYAFRSLLRAGTHLAFGSDAPVETLDVLTGIYAAVARRRRSEPERPAWRPEEALTVREAVDAYTAGAAYAAGEETVKGRLAPGCVADFVGLSEDLFAIPPERIPEVRVRLTAVGGTVRYSESSSSS from the coding sequence ATGGACTACGGTGAGACGCTCTTCGAGAACGGAATCATCCACACCGGCGATCCGGACAGGCCGCGTGCGACGGCGCTCGTCGTCCGAGGCGAATGGATCGCGGCGACCGGCGACCGCGCGGAGCTTCGCGACGAGTTTCCGCGGGCCCGCCGCTTCGATCTCGGCGGGGCCGCGATCTTCCCGGCGTTCACGGACAGTCACATCCATCTCGCCGCGGTCGGGCTCGCGATGCGCAGCGTGGACCTCGGCGGAACCCGGTCCCTGCAGGACGCCGTCGCGACGGTGGCGGCGGCCGCCCGCACTGCGCCGGCGGATGCCTGGCTGCGCGGTCGCGGCTGGGACAAGAACCTCTGGCCCGAGGGACGGTTCCCCGGACGCATGGATCTCGATCCCGTTACCGGTGGCCGGCCGGCGGTGTTCCGCAGCAAGGACGGTCACGCCGCGTGGGTTAACTCCGTGGCGCTGGCGCGCGCCGGCATCGGCGCCGCGACGCCGGATCCCGAGGGTGGAGTTATCGTGCGCGACGTCGGGACCGGCGAGCCCACCGGGCTGCTCACCGAGCGCGCGCTCCACGCGGTGACGGCGCTCGCGGAGACGGCGTCGCCCGAACAGCTCGAGCAGGCGATCCGGGACGCGACCGGCGCGGCGCACCGGGCGGGCATCGGAGCCGTCCACGTCGTCGAGGGCGGCGACGTCCTCGGCGCGTTTCAGCGCCTGCGCGCGCGCGGCGAGCTCAGGGTACGGGTGTGCATGGCGATTCCCGAGGAGTCCCTCGACGCCGCAGTGGCGGTCGGACTGCGGACCGGCCTCGGCGACGCGTGGCTGCGGATCGGGGGCGTGAAGATCTTCTCGGACGGCGCCCTCGGCCCGCAGACCGCGAGCATGCTCGAGCCGTACGACGGCCAGCCCGACAATCGCGGCGTCGTCGTGCGGACGCGCGAGCAGCTGCGGGACCTCGCGGCGCGCGCGTCCGCCCACGGGATCGCGGTGACGGTGCATGCCATCGGCGACCGCGCGAACCGGTGGGTGCTCGACGCGATCGAGGCGGCGCAGGACGACTCGCGCCGCCACGGGCTGCGCCACCGCATCGAGCACGTGCAGGTGCTGCACCCCGACGATCTGCCGCGGTTCGCTCGCCTCGGCGTCACGGCGTCGATGCAGCCGATTCACTGTACGCAGGACCGCGACATCGTCGACCGCTATTGGGGCGGGCGGGGCCGGTACGCCTACGCGTTCCGGTCGCTGCTGCGCGCCGGCACGCATCTTGCGTTCGGGTCGGACGCACCGGTCGAGACGCTGGATGTGCTGACCGGCATCTACGCGGCGGTGGCGCGCAGGCGCCGGTCCGAGCCGGAGCGGCCCGCGTGGCGTCCGGAAGAGGCGCTCACGGTTCGCGAGGCGGTGGACGCGTACACCGCGGGCGCCGCGTACGCCGCAGGCGAGGAGACTGTGAAGGGACGGCTGGCGCCGGGCTGCGTCGCGGACTTCGTCGGACTCTCGGAGGATCTCTTCGCGATTCCGCCGGAACGCATCCCGGAGGTCCGGGTGCGCCTCACCGCCGTCGGCGGAACGGTGCGCTATTCGGAGTCGTCGAGCTCGTCCTGA
- a CDS encoding bifunctional 3,4-dihydroxy-2-butanone-4-phosphate synthase/GTP cyclohydrolase II, with protein MVEAAIAAIRGGGFAIVVDDEDRENEGDLVLAAEHATAEKVNFMLTHARGLVTVPLSADRVDALELPLMVSNNTSRQRTAFTISVGAKNKISTGISAPDRAATIRALADPATRPADLSRPGHVFPLRATPGGVLRRAGHTEAAIDLVTLAGLRPAGVLCEIMNGDGTMARLPQLREFAGRHGLPIISVQDLIRYRIARDRFVRREGETRLPTTFGEFTAVVYENTLDGASHLALTYGDLSGDDPVLVRMHSECLTGEVFGSLRCDCGEQLRAALRAIARVERGALVYIRQEGRGIGLTNKIRAYALQDRGRDTVEANELLGFAPDPRNYGVGAQILTDLGLRRIRLLTNNPAKRVGLEGYGIEVVERVPIEVPPNPENYRYLSTKRHKLGHLLSVE; from the coding sequence ATGGTCGAGGCTGCCATCGCGGCGATTCGCGGCGGCGGGTTCGCGATCGTCGTGGACGACGAAGACCGCGAGAACGAAGGCGATCTCGTCCTGGCCGCGGAGCACGCCACCGCGGAAAAAGTCAACTTCATGCTGACCCACGCTCGAGGCCTCGTCACGGTCCCGCTGTCGGCGGACCGCGTGGACGCGCTTGAGCTGCCGCTGATGGTGTCCAACAACACGTCGCGCCAACGGACGGCGTTTACGATCTCCGTGGGCGCGAAGAATAAGATTTCGACGGGCATTTCCGCGCCGGACCGCGCGGCGACCATCCGCGCCCTCGCCGATCCCGCAACCCGGCCCGCGGACCTCTCGCGGCCGGGCCACGTCTTCCCGCTGCGCGCGACGCCGGGCGGCGTGCTGCGCCGCGCCGGGCACACGGAGGCCGCGATCGACCTCGTGACGCTCGCGGGGCTTCGGCCCGCCGGCGTGTTGTGCGAGATCATGAACGGCGACGGGACGATGGCGCGGCTGCCGCAGCTCCGCGAGTTCGCGGGCCGGCACGGCCTGCCGATCATCTCGGTTCAGGATCTGATCCGCTACCGCATCGCGCGCGACCGCTTCGTACGCCGGGAGGGCGAGACGCGCCTGCCCACGACGTTCGGCGAGTTCACCGCGGTCGTCTACGAGAACACGCTCGACGGCGCGAGCCACCTCGCGCTGACCTACGGCGACCTCTCCGGCGACGATCCGGTGTTGGTGCGCATGCACTCGGAGTGCCTCACCGGCGAGGTCTTCGGGTCGCTGCGCTGCGACTGCGGGGAGCAGCTGCGCGCGGCGCTTCGGGCGATTGCGCGGGTCGAGCGGGGCGCGCTGGTCTACATCCGCCAGGAAGGCCGGGGCATCGGCCTGACCAACAAGATCCGCGCCTACGCGCTGCAGGACCGGGGGCGCGACACCGTCGAGGCGAACGAGCTGCTCGGGTTTGCGCCGGACCCGCGCAACTACGGCGTCGGCGCGCAGATTCTCACCGATCTGGGGCTGCGGCGGATCCGGCTCCTGACGAACAACCCCGCGAAGCGCGTGGGCCTCGAGGGCTACGGCATCGAGGTCGTCGAGCGGGTGCCGATCGAGGTGCCGCCCAACCCCGAGAACTACCGCTATCTCTCGACGAAGCGCCACAAGCTCGGGCACCTTCTGTCCGTCGAATGA
- a CDS encoding zf-TFIIB domain-containing protein, translated as MSDRRRRDDTREIPLTRVCPECQEEMELITADDVGEVLVYECPECGSQEEIRIESEDDDAASLLGPDLWVDEDGEPDAEGDQDELDDSE; from the coding sequence ATGAGCGATCGTCGCCGTCGCGATGACACCCGCGAGATTCCTCTAACGCGCGTCTGCCCGGAGTGCCAGGAAGAGATGGAGCTGATCACCGCCGACGACGTCGGCGAAGTGCTCGTGTACGAATGCCCCGAGTGCGGCTCCCAAGAAGAAATCCGCATCGAGAGCGAAGACGACGACGCCGCCTCGCTTCTCGGACCGGATCTGTGGGTGGACGAAGACGGCGAACCGGACGCCGAAGGGGATCAGGACGAGCTCGACGACTCCGAATAG
- the ribH gene encoding 6,7-dimethyl-8-ribityllumazine synthase, producing the protein MTAGGRADRTGAAPDGRGLRLGIVVSRFNEHITSRLLAGAQQAIARCGIERPPAGDVVWVPGTWELPIAAQALARSARYDAIVCLGCVIRGETTHDRMIALGAATGLARVALDERIPVTLGVLTVQTVAQAEARSGGARGNKGEDAVFAAVEMARTLRSMRGETDGLR; encoded by the coding sequence ATGACCGCGGGCGGCCGCGCGGATCGGACGGGCGCCGCGCCGGACGGTCGGGGCCTGCGGTTGGGGATCGTCGTCTCCCGGTTCAACGAGCACATCACCTCGCGTCTGCTCGCGGGGGCGCAGCAGGCGATCGCGCGCTGCGGGATCGAGCGGCCGCCGGCCGGAGACGTGGTGTGGGTCCCCGGGACGTGGGAGCTGCCCATCGCCGCCCAAGCGCTAGCCCGCTCCGCCCGCTACGACGCGATCGTGTGCCTCGGGTGCGTCATCCGCGGCGAGACGACCCACGACCGGATGATCGCGCTCGGCGCCGCGACGGGGCTTGCCCGCGTGGCACTCGACGAGCGCATTCCCGTGACGCTGGGCGTGTTGACCGTGCAGACGGTGGCGCAGGCCGAGGCGCGCAGCGGCGGCGCGCGCGGCAACAAAGGAGAAGACGCGGTGTTCGCCGCGGTGGAGATGGCGCGCACGCTGCGGAGCATGCGAGGAGAGACCGATGGACTACGGTGA